One Ananas comosus cultivar F153 linkage group 1, ASM154086v1, whole genome shotgun sequence DNA window includes the following coding sequences:
- the LOC109720444 gene encoding oleosin 18 kDa-like, with product MGDRGDQRLAAQQHQQQRPGEAMKGLLQLPLPEKAPSASQALTVVTLFPAGGLLLVLSGLALAASVVGVVVAAPVFLLFSPVLVPAALLLALAVAGFLASGALGLGGLSSLSWLADTLRAMFQKTPDYVDQAKRRMADAAAHAGQRTKDAGQTVQTKAHESAGKT from the exons ATGGGCGACCGCGGAGACCAACGCCTCGCGGcgcagcagcatcagcagcagcggCCGGGGGAGGCGATGAAGGGGCTGCTGCAGCTGCCGCTGCCGGAGAAGGCGCCGTCGGCGTCGCAG GCGCTGACGGTGGTGACGCTGTTCCCGGCGGGCGGGCTGCTGCTGGTGCTGTCGGGCCTCGCGCTGGCCGCGTCCGTCGTCGGGGTGGTCGTCGCCGCGCCCGTCTTCCTCCTCTTCAGCCCCGTGCTCGTCCCGGCCGCCCTCCTCCTCGCCCTGGCCGTCGCCGGCTTCCTCGCCTCCGGCGCCCTGGGCCTCGGCGGGCTGTCCTCCCTCTCCTGGCTCGCCGACACCCTCCGCGCCATGTTCCAGAAGACCCCGGACTACGTCGACCAGGCCAAGCGCCGGATGGCCGACGCCGCCGCGCACGCCGGCCAGCGCACCAAGGACGCCGGCCAGACCGTCCAGACCAAGGCGCACGAGTCTGCCGGCaagacttag